One Prolixibacteraceae bacterium DNA segment encodes these proteins:
- the istA gene encoding IS21 family transposase, whose amino-acid sequence MNRKQKFSMWYKVKEMHESGFNKSQISAKLGIDRATVRKYINTKEDEFIRSLTSICQMPKKLAPYQMFTKNLLVEYPFLSAAQIEDRLKENFKDLPQVCSKTVYNFVMSTRKRYDIPKVSAYSIRQYEKIVEVKYGSEAQVDFGECYLYKEDGCRVKVYFFAMVLSRSRYKYVYCQSRPFTSETANYAHELAFSYFEGIPKRIVYDQDSVFIHDENLGDFKLTQGFRQLCDKYKFETHFCRKADPESKGKIENVVKYVKYNFLKGRKFIDNESLQTACLAWLRRTGNQKRHSTTHKIPSEEWMIEKDHLLPFNGDIETPKDKLPTLNVLKDNTIRYKGNTYSVPFETYQGVDTKVIVSQQDNELLILNSDQTLLAKHLVPSSRGNYVKNNDHSRPKSKTKEKLHNTILDKLGHTDSVKLYLETLENDKSRYYYDSLRLLDRKITDDNIRFAEQTINWCSENNILNANDFIQILNYYKSRDEAMKISQKVVLPKVEMSGGKKINNRDVQPSRSSIETYERLINL is encoded by the coding sequence ATGAATAGAAAACAAAAATTCTCTATGTGGTACAAAGTTAAAGAAATGCATGAATCTGGCTTTAACAAAAGTCAAATAAGTGCGAAATTAGGTATTGATCGCGCTACTGTTCGCAAATATATCAATACAAAAGAGGACGAATTCATTCGAAGCTTAACGAGCATCTGTCAGATGCCTAAAAAGTTAGCACCGTATCAAATGTTCACCAAAAATTTATTGGTTGAGTATCCATTTCTCTCTGCCGCACAAATTGAAGATCGACTTAAAGAAAATTTTAAAGACTTGCCTCAAGTTTGTAGTAAGACGGTGTATAATTTTGTGATGTCAACTCGCAAACGATATGACATTCCTAAGGTCTCTGCCTATTCGATACGGCAGTATGAGAAAATCGTCGAAGTGAAATATGGTTCTGAGGCGCAGGTTGATTTTGGTGAATGCTATCTTTATAAAGAAGATGGATGCAGAGTTAAGGTCTATTTTTTTGCCATGGTTCTTTCTCGATCTCGATATAAATATGTCTATTGTCAAAGTCGTCCCTTTACTAGCGAAACTGCTAACTATGCTCATGAACTTGCATTTTCATATTTCGAGGGAATACCAAAACGTATTGTATATGATCAAGATAGTGTTTTTATTCATGATGAAAATCTAGGAGATTTTAAACTAACACAGGGGTTTAGACAACTTTGTGATAAGTATAAATTTGAGACTCACTTTTGTCGAAAGGCTGATCCTGAATCTAAGGGTAAAATAGAAAATGTAGTTAAGTATGTGAAATACAATTTTCTAAAAGGTCGAAAATTTATTGATAATGAATCTTTACAGACAGCATGTTTGGCTTGGTTGCGTCGTACTGGAAACCAAAAGAGACACAGTACGACTCACAAAATACCTTCAGAAGAGTGGATGATAGAAAAAGATCATTTACTTCCTTTTAATGGGGATATTGAAACACCTAAAGATAAATTACCTACACTTAATGTGTTAAAAGACAATACAATCAGATATAAAGGGAATACATATAGCGTACCTTTCGAAACGTATCAAGGAGTTGATACGAAAGTGATTGTATCACAACAAGACAATGAATTGCTTATTCTGAATAGCGATCAAACGCTATTAGCAAAACACTTAGTTCCATCTAGTAGAGGGAATTATGTGAAAAATAACGATCACTCGAGGCCAAAATCTAAAACAAAAGAAAAACTGCATAATACTATCTTGGATAAACTGGGACATACTGACTCTGTGAAACTTTATTTAGAAACTTTAGAGAATGATAAGTCAAGATATTATTATGATAGTCTAAGACTTTTAGACAGGAAAATCACAGATGATAATATTCGTTTTGCAGAGCAAACCATAAATTGGTGTTCAGAAAACAACATCCTGAATGCAAATGACTTCATACAGATACTTAACTATTATAAGAGTCGGGATGAAGCAATGAAGATCAGTCAAAAAGTTGTTCTTCCTAAAGTTGAAATGAGTGGTGGTAAAAAGATCAATAATCGTGATGTACAACCTTCAAGAAGTAGTATTGAAACATATGAAAGATTAATAAACCTATGA
- the istB gene encoding IS21-like element helper ATPase IstB: MNQIEKIKLHADALRLTQTRNNPEGIIHEAQINKPTYMEFLLSVFECEIKHREKKNIERRIALANLPKDHDLDKYDFNASNGITPSHLKQLRELMWMEQNYNLILMGPSGTGKTFIAAGLIYDAVNTGYKAYFITMEELIKTLKMKEMISSALAKYNRLLKANIIAIDDIMLFPIKKEDAVSFFNLINHLHEQTSVIITTNKSPKEWAETLEDEVLATALLDRLLYRCEVVKMKGQSFRMENRRTIFEPVR, translated from the coding sequence ATGAACCAGATTGAAAAAATAAAGCTACATGCTGATGCTCTAAGACTCACCCAGACCCGTAATAACCCAGAAGGGATTATACATGAAGCACAAATAAATAAGCCAACCTATATGGAGTTCTTATTATCTGTTTTTGAATGTGAAATTAAGCATCGAGAGAAGAAAAATATTGAACGACGAATAGCCTTAGCTAACCTTCCCAAAGATCATGATCTTGATAAATATGATTTTAATGCTTCAAATGGTATAACACCATCTCATCTTAAGCAACTGAGGGAGCTGATGTGGATGGAACAGAATTATAACCTAATTTTAATGGGACCATCAGGAACTGGAAAAACTTTTATCGCAGCAGGATTGATCTACGATGCCGTAAATACAGGATACAAAGCTTATTTTATCACCATGGAGGAGTTAATAAAGACATTGAAAATGAAAGAAATGATCTCTTCTGCTCTTGCAAAATACAACCGACTATTAAAGGCAAATATTATTGCCATTGATGATATTATGCTTTTTCCAATCAAGAAAGAAGATGCAGTTTCATTTTTTAATTTAATAAACCATCTTCATGAACAAACATCGGTTATTATAACTACCAATAAATCTCCTAAAGAATGGGCTGAAACACTCGAGGATGAAGTGTTGGCTACAGCATTACTTGACCGTTTACTATATCGTTGTGAAGTAGTAAAAATGAAAGGGCAAAGCTTTAGAATGGAAAATAGAAGGACCATTTTTGAACCTGTTCGATAA
- a CDS encoding putative phage abortive infection protein has protein sequence MNELLLFIWILMQLAYFEYLLEKSLDDKKHLKVCILSDILNVITITVTISLKLVLFSYIQVIVYILIRFYIHKLYKSKVYVDFCLIPIVSLLAIKYLSLCNTVDLSCAFSKIIFKIKIGTMSETTDWDVITACVGWVTFWAFWAQLKANELASDDAKRSGIQDTFNSMMETYNRNLLNLRFNDNIGLDAIDNYVLIINDLIKVDSISTKDFYLAYSYFYFIRKKNDINRLKKTFLNGYPVSGIENYEMSLEINRSNHSALSTYYYQLYRIVKYIVVDNKDFLDEEEKKKYIGILRAQMSPNEQLLLFYNWLAGDQMNKIGNGLDKQFGYSWENIEKKNYFFSEHKVIKHLNTLELEDDLIKLCKAKNFIS, from the coding sequence ATGAATGAATTATTATTATTTATTTGGATATTAATGCAGCTTGCATATTTTGAATATCTACTTGAAAAAAGTTTAGACGATAAGAAACATCTCAAAGTTTGTATCCTTAGTGATATTTTGAATGTTATTACTATCACAGTAACAATATCATTAAAATTAGTGCTATTTTCTTATATTCAGGTAATTGTATATATATTGATAAGGTTTTACATTCATAAACTTTACAAGTCAAAGGTATATGTCGATTTTTGCTTAATACCTATAGTATCACTTTTAGCTATTAAATATTTGTCGTTATGTAATACAGTTGACTTAAGTTGTGCATTCAGCAAAATAATATTTAAGATTAAAATTGGGACAATGAGTGAAACAACAGATTGGGATGTGATAACTGCATGTGTTGGTTGGGTAACCTTTTGGGCATTCTGGGCGCAATTGAAAGCAAATGAATTGGCAAGTGATGATGCAAAAAGATCCGGCATTCAAGATACCTTTAATAGCATGATGGAGACCTATAATCGAAATTTGCTAAATCTAAGGTTTAATGATAATATAGGATTAGATGCAATAGATAATTACGTTTTAATAATCAATGATTTAATAAAAGTTGATAGTATATCTACAAAGGATTTTTATTTAGCATATTCTTATTTCTACTTTATTCGAAAAAAAAATGATATAAATAGATTAAAAAAAACATTCTTAAATGGATATCCTGTTTCAGGGATAGAGAATTATGAAATGTCTTTGGAAATTAATCGATCAAATCATTCTGCATTATCTACATATTATTATCAGTTGTATCGAATAGTAAAATATATCGTTGTTGACAATAAAGATTTTTTAGATGAAGAAGAAAAGAAAAAGTACATAGGGATTTTGAGAGCACAAATGAGTCCTAATGAACAACTTTTGTTATTCTATAATTGGTTAGCCGGAGATCAGATGAATAAAATAGGTAATGGACTTGATAAACAATTTGGCTATTCATGGGAAAATATTGAAAAGAAGAATTACTTTTTTTCTGAGCATAAAGTAATTAAACATTTAAATACACTAGAACTAGAAGATGACCTTATAAAACTTTGTAAAGCAAAAAACTTTATTTCTTAG
- a CDS encoding KAP family NTPase, with translation MCVILIKYTISSPLKFHEQALLININSEYAFAVGLISPWGTGKSSFLNFLIEKIKFKDKNAIVINFYPWYSKSEKEIITHFFSTLSESLKEYHGDLNREIKKYSELILSLESNKITDLVEKGVNFLSESIDIKGQFEHLNKCIASLNRIIYITLDDIDRLLGKEIIECLKIIRNTANFKNIVFIVTYDNDYVLKELNEQFSTKNDNNDYSSEKYLEKIFQLRYTLTPIDKDDIVTHLKTVLKEKNISKTSEGFLEHKYYLNPSQVHDLEYLNTNSNETLYVSNYIENIRIANIVLNTFLSSHKSIGKETELDELFLVSILKILYPKEALELYLNLGHYFATYEGKVAFNNLNESSDSIFRHVDSSKVSPDFPIYKLNDNHLFIDLVSAIFFRLQTTAKSASYNENYKFYYRNALPKSYLTDEEFKGCIESVETLISYIENLDVTKTNSLISKLIKQQPKYKEQSVVLIAGLLYLQASLKERDFFQIIYKYLNKFKEESVEILGKIIQCSNSKVRYLLSFMIFNIKLSYLDHDKNNTIPLIIEIEDGFNKFHALTIKLLNKRVEKSSFDKDIFNYYYNCSSKINDANVHVIDNDANNTMREFVSKKENRIKYIKSLIIPQQTTTPNNIMVFRPFIDQTFDGYTKFEEFLFNVYSDNQYDRELKDIITKWEKYKKNKYSSFLDETVN, from the coding sequence TTGTGCGTAATACTGATAAAATACACGATTTCTTCGCCGCTTAAATTTCATGAACAAGCCCTGCTCATTAATATAAATAGTGAATATGCATTTGCTGTAGGACTTATCTCACCATGGGGAACTGGGAAGTCATCGTTTCTTAACTTCTTAATAGAGAAAATAAAGTTCAAGGATAAAAATGCTATTGTAATTAATTTTTATCCTTGGTATAGTAAGTCAGAGAAAGAAATAATTACTCATTTTTTCAGTACACTTTCAGAATCATTAAAAGAGTACCACGGTGATTTAAATAGAGAGATAAAGAAATACAGTGAGTTAATATTATCTCTAGAGAGTAATAAAATAACGGATCTCGTTGAAAAGGGGGTAAATTTTCTTTCTGAATCTATCGATATAAAAGGACAGTTTGAACATCTTAATAAATGTATTGCTTCTTTAAATCGTATCATATATATAACTCTTGATGACATTGATCGGTTGTTGGGCAAAGAGATTATAGAATGTTTAAAGATCATTCGTAATACAGCAAATTTTAAAAATATTGTTTTCATAGTAACCTATGATAATGATTATGTTTTAAAGGAATTAAATGAGCAGTTCAGTACGAAGAATGATAATAATGATTATTCTTCAGAAAAGTATTTGGAAAAAATATTTCAGCTTCGTTATACTTTAACACCAATTGATAAAGATGATATTGTTACTCATCTAAAAACAGTGCTCAAGGAAAAGAATATTTCAAAAACAAGCGAAGGGTTTTTGGAGCATAAATATTATCTGAATCCTTCTCAAGTACATGATCTTGAGTATTTAAATACTAACTCAAATGAAACACTTTACGTGTCTAATTATATTGAAAATATTAGAATAGCGAATATCGTTCTTAATACATTTCTATCTTCGCACAAATCAATTGGTAAAGAAACAGAATTGGACGAGTTATTTCTTGTTAGTATTTTGAAGATATTATATCCCAAAGAAGCGTTGGAATTATATCTAAATTTAGGCCATTATTTTGCTACTTATGAAGGTAAAGTTGCATTCAACAATCTTAATGAGAGCTCTGATTCAATCTTTAGACATGTAGATTCCAGTAAAGTAAGTCCTGATTTTCCAATATATAAATTAAATGATAATCATCTTTTTATTGATCTTGTTTCTGCTATCTTTTTTAGACTACAAACAACAGCAAAGAGTGCATCATACAATGAAAACTATAAGTTTTATTATCGAAATGCATTACCTAAATCCTATTTAACGGATGAAGAGTTTAAAGGCTGTATAGAGTCTGTAGAAACTCTTATTTCATATATAGAGAATCTTGATGTCACAAAGACAAATTCTTTAATTTCTAAATTAATCAAGCAACAGCCTAAATATAAAGAACAATCAGTTGTTTTGATTGCAGGGTTATTGTATTTACAAGCAAGTCTTAAAGAGAGGGATTTCTTCCAGATAATTTATAAATACCTTAATAAGTTTAAGGAAGAGTCTGTAGAAATACTTGGTAAAATAATTCAGTGTAGTAACTCTAAAGTGCGATATTTATTAAGCTTTATGATTTTTAATATTAAACTTTCTTACTTAGACCATGATAAAAATAATACTATACCCTTAATAATTGAGATAGAAGATGGATTCAATAAATTTCATGCATTGACAATCAAATTACTAAATAAAAGAGTCGAAAAATCTAGTTTTGATAAGGATATTTTCAACTATTATTATAATTGTTCAAGTAAAATTAATGATGCTAATGTCCATGTAATTGATAATGACGCAAACAACACGATGAGAGAATTTGTTAGCAAAAAGGAAAATAGAATAAAATACATAAAGAGCCTTATTATACCACAGCAAACAACTACCCCCAATAATATAATGGTTTTTCGACCATTTATTGATCAAACGTTTGATGGTTATACTAAATTTGAAGAATTTCTCTTTAATGTTTATTCAGATAATCAATATGATCGTGAGTTAAAGGATATTATAACTAAATGGGAAAAATATAAGAAAAATAAATACAGTAGTTTTTTAGATGAGACAGTGAATTGA
- a CDS encoding ISAs1 family transposase codes for MNNDLSSAEIRIFYEKLQVKLVDNRSHVGRKHELAFVITLFIISILTSSDHLSINKIHRNMVRYYEKLCICLHKDVDHCISRVQLTRILSEFDYESFLTICDEVYSSTEWISIDGKELRGSIDSKSNKKRGLSIVYSIGHNTNVQQLLGFYDGTKESEKSIVYDHILELPEQAKITLDAMHNSENLLSNIHQNSRFYLTQIKSNQKKLKDDLVHTSNHIKVGDVMTETDKSHGRIDIRKYEIFPINTEMLEPRWSNSGICNMIKVTRESHNVKRGRRSTETRYYITNYNGEIGEIAGAIRGHWKIEIMNRIRDVNFGEDKLKSLDHGLQKSISSVMLFICSGLMKINSYNNLNILREELVRNTDKIHDFFAA; via the coding sequence ATGAATAACGACCTTTCAAGTGCCGAAATTAGAATATTCTATGAGAAATTACAAGTTAAATTAGTCGATAATCGGAGTCATGTAGGACGAAAGCATGAATTGGCATTTGTGATTACGCTTTTTATTATCTCAATTCTAACAAGTTCCGATCATCTTAGCATAAATAAGATTCATCGTAATATGGTTCGTTATTATGAGAAGTTATGTATCTGTTTACATAAAGATGTTGATCATTGTATAAGTCGAGTTCAGTTGACAAGAATTCTGTCTGAGTTTGATTATGAGTCCTTTTTGACAATTTGTGATGAAGTATACTCTTCTACAGAATGGATATCTATTGATGGTAAAGAACTTCGAGGAAGTATCGATTCTAAAAGCAATAAAAAGAGAGGGTTAAGTATTGTTTACTCTATTGGTCATAACACAAATGTACAACAGTTATTAGGTTTTTATGATGGGACAAAAGAGAGTGAAAAGAGTATTGTTTATGATCATATTCTTGAGTTGCCAGAGCAGGCAAAGATAACACTCGACGCAATGCACAATTCAGAAAATCTGTTGTCTAATATTCACCAAAATAGTCGATTCTATTTGACTCAAATAAAGTCAAATCAGAAGAAATTAAAGGATGACTTAGTGCATACATCCAATCATATAAAAGTAGGTGATGTGATGACAGAAACAGACAAATCGCATGGAAGAATAGACATTAGAAAGTACGAAATATTCCCAATCAATACAGAGATGTTAGAGCCTAGATGGAGTAATAGTGGTATATGTAATATGATTAAAGTGACAAGAGAGAGTCACAATGTAAAGAGAGGTAGAAGGAGTACAGAAACACGATATTATATCACCAATTATAATGGGGAAATAGGTGAAATTGCTGGTGCTATTAGAGGTCATTGGAAAATAGAAATAATGAACCGTATTCGTGATGTTAATTTTGGAGAAGACAAATTAAAGTCATTAGATCATGGATTACAAAAATCAATATCCTCTGTTATGTTGTTTATTTGTAGTGGATTAATGAAAATAAATAGCTACAATAACTTGAATATTTTAAGAGAAGAGCTTGTGCGTAATACTGATAAAATACACGATTTCTTCGCCGCTTAA
- a CDS encoding ISAs1 family transposase, with protein MNNDLSSAEIRRFYEKLQTKLKDNRSAIGRKHELAFVITLFILSILRSSDQLSLSKIHRNMVRYYEKLCICLHKEVDHCISRVQLSRILSNFDYESFLSLSDQSKNISEWLSIDGKELRGSIDSKNYNTRGLSIVYALGHTSNLQQLLGFYDGTKESEKTVVGNHLFDLPKGAKVTLDAMHNSEGLLSDINQKGRFYLTQIKANQKILKSDLAHISDHLKSDKEITEIEKSHGRIDHRKYEIYTMNTDVLDSRWANSGICNMIKVTRESFTVKTNKESKEIRYYITNYNGLKSEIAGAIRGHWKIEVMNRIRDVNFGEDNFRSLNHGLQKSMSSIMLFICSGLSKMNDKGNLNKLREDLVHYPEMLNKFFAA; from the coding sequence ATGAATAACGACCTTTCAAGTGCCGAAATTAGAAGATTCTATGAGAAATTACAAACGAAGTTAAAAGATAATCGCAGTGCTATAGGTCGTAAGCATGAATTGGCTTTTGTTATCACACTCTTTATTCTCTCGATATTGAGAAGTTCAGACCAATTAAGTTTGAGCAAGATTCATCGCAATATGGTTCGCTATTACGAAAAATTATGTATTTGCTTACACAAAGAAGTAGATCATTGTATTAGTAGAGTTCAGTTATCACGGATATTATCAAACTTCGATTATGAGTCCTTTTTATCATTATCCGATCAAAGCAAGAATATTTCAGAATGGCTCTCTATTGATGGAAAAGAACTCAGAGGTAGTATTGACTCTAAAAACTACAATACAAGAGGTTTAAGTATTGTTTATGCATTAGGGCACACCTCAAATTTACAACAATTGTTAGGGTTTTATGATGGAACAAAAGAGAGTGAGAAAACTGTAGTGGGAAATCATCTTTTTGATCTACCTAAAGGAGCAAAAGTCACATTAGATGCCATGCATAATTCGGAAGGATTGTTATCTGACATTAATCAGAAGGGTCGCTTTTATTTGACACAAATTAAAGCAAATCAAAAGATTTTAAAAAGTGATCTTGCACATATATCGGACCACCTTAAATCAGATAAAGAGATTACAGAAATAGAGAAATCACATGGTCGAATAGACCATCGAAAATATGAGATATACACAATGAATACCGATGTTTTGGATTCTAGATGGGCCAATAGTGGTATTTGCAATATGATCAAGGTGACCAGAGAGAGTTTTACCGTAAAAACGAATAAAGAGAGTAAAGAGATACGATATTATATCACAAATTATAATGGACTAAAGAGTGAAATTGCAGGAGCAATTAGAGGTCACTGGAAAATAGAAGTTATGAATCGTATCCGTGATGTCAATTTTGGCGAAGACAATTTTAGATCTCTAAATCATGGATTACAAAAATCAATGTCATCTATTATGTTGTTTATTTGTAGTGGTTTATCTAAAATGAACGATAAAGGAAATTTAAATAAACTCAGGGAAGATTTGGTACATTATCCAGAGATGTTGAACAAATTCTTTGCTGCGTAA
- a CDS encoding DUF4365 domain-containing protein, with protein MEHKISNSTERLGIIYMNRIISKSGKIFREIKRENDKGIDIIIEQTNKKGEGIGKFVAFQVKSGESFFKSSTQLCTIKIENHRDYWGQHPMPVYGAVYIPSLKKAYIVNIKDRLHETTSNTISFYVTDSDVFDFNIETLNSIINNEIIKRPYNEVFLDFIDDENLKPIYTLIKRFSKSIDSIIDRLLQANNFIEFISAIGVKLNDKEYLKSLNKLGHKNAIAGFKYGTFTYCEDYLGLKNTELEYYKNTFHNAQKYLLKNGK; from the coding sequence ATGGAACATAAAATATCTAACTCAACAGAGAGGCTCGGAATTATCTACATGAATCGTATAATATCGAAGTCAGGTAAAATTTTTCGTGAAATAAAGAGAGAAAATGATAAAGGAATCGATATAATTATTGAACAAACAAATAAAAAAGGAGAAGGTATAGGCAAATTTGTTGCCTTTCAAGTGAAATCTGGTGAATCATTTTTTAAATCAAGTACTCAATTATGTACTATAAAAATTGAAAACCATAGAGATTATTGGGGACAACATCCAATGCCAGTATATGGTGCTGTATACATTCCTTCGCTCAAGAAAGCGTATATTGTTAACATTAAAGATCGTCTTCATGAAACGACCTCTAATACAATATCGTTCTATGTTACAGATTCAGATGTTTTCGATTTTAACATTGAGACTCTTAATTCAATTATTAATAATGAAATTATTAAAAGGCCTTATAATGAAGTCTTTTTAGATTTTATTGATGATGAAAATTTAAAACCCATATATACATTAATAAAAAGATTCAGTAAATCAATTGATTCGATCATCGATAGATTACTCCAAGCAAATAATTTTATAGAATTTATAAGCGCAATAGGTGTTAAGCTAAACGATAAAGAGTATCTCAAATCATTAAACAAGCTAGGGCACAAAAATGCAATTGCAGGCTTTAAATATGGGACATTCACTTACTGTGAGGATTATTTAGGTTTAAAAAACACAGAATTAGAGTATTATAAAAACACATTTCATAACGCTCAAAAATACCTTCTTAAAAATGGGAAATAA
- a CDS encoding DUF4365 domain-containing protein — protein MGNNFFTNIDIFEEYIANNNVLFHRFDTHKNGIDGIVEVIKDEKTTNHQFGISILEIEEHKQDKNFVTVDITKNKEYFKSFDLPIILIVMSNKSEEGFWIDITKLKDSMSSEIVIPKQAKHVFNKTTSSKILIDYFVNNRSKYLEIVKALDSIYFKCLRSLLEDMFGVIDIAIPSILKYENLESLLEEESFTLHLKQSTGNKYNDVMRIKKSKEYIQAENLPPISKTESVINLNGNSPFYFKTKSNHIFTTKDNYKLYCKWYRILKFRFD, from the coding sequence ATGGGAAATAACTTTTTTACCAATATTGATATATTCGAAGAGTACATTGCTAACAACAACGTCCTATTTCACCGTTTCGATACACATAAGAATGGCATTGATGGAATTGTAGAGGTTATAAAAGATGAAAAAACAACTAATCATCAATTTGGAATTAGTATTCTTGAAATAGAAGAACATAAACAAGACAAGAACTTTGTAACTGTTGATATAACAAAAAATAAAGAATACTTCAAATCTTTTGATTTACCTATTATTTTAATAGTAATGAGTAATAAATCAGAAGAAGGTTTCTGGATAGATATAACAAAACTCAAAGACTCTATGTCTTCTGAAATTGTAATCCCAAAACAAGCAAAACACGTATTTAATAAAACAACTAGTTCCAAAATATTGATCGATTATTTCGTAAACAATAGGTCGAAATACTTAGAGATAGTAAAAGCTCTCGATTCTATTTATTTCAAATGCTTAAGATCACTTCTTGAGGATATGTTCGGAGTTATTGATATTGCAATACCCTCTATTCTAAAATATGAAAATTTGGAATCTCTTTTAGAAGAGGAATCTTTCACATTACATTTAAAACAATCAACAGGAAATAAATATAATGATGTTATGAGAATAAAGAAATCTAAAGAATACATCCAAGCTGAAAACTTACCACCAATTTCAAAAACAGAAAGTGTAATTAATTTAAATGGAAACTCACCATTTTATTTCAAAACAAAATCAAATCACATCTTCACAACCAAAGACAATTACAAATTATATTGCAAGTGGTATCGAATTTTAAAGTTCCGCTTCGATTAA
- a CDS encoding transposase, with the protein MIQYTATKQLSIEEFQHPFGKSLNPNNKWVLLSNAIDWDLFATYYYEKMSRKRGAPSKDARLVLGSLIIKHMCNLSDQATIEMIQENIYMHCFVGLSSFSWDPIFDSALYSN; encoded by the coding sequence ATGATTCAATATACTGCTACAAAACAATTATCTATAGAAGAGTTCCAACATCCATTTGGTAAATCATTAAACCCCAATAATAAATGGGTCTTATTGAGTAATGCAATAGATTGGGATCTATTTGCCACCTATTATTATGAAAAGATGAGCCGTAAACGAGGTGCACCAAGTAAAGATGCACGTCTGGTATTAGGTTCTTTGATCATAAAACATATGTGTAATTTATCTGATCAGGCTACCATTGAAATGATACAAGAAAATATCTATATGCACTGTTTTGTTGGACTTTCCTCTTTTTCTTGGGATCCTATTTTTGACTCCGCTTTATACTCTAACTAA